TACCTGTATTTATTCAATCATTTGAAGTTAGTAATCTGAAAGAATTATCACAAAAAACAGATTTACCCTTAGTGCAATTAATTAATGATATTGGTAAACCATACAATTTTATTATTAATGATGATCCGCGGACATATATAGATTTGTTAAGTCAACAAGGGTTAAAAGAAATTGCTGAATATGCCCAAGCGATAGGTGTACATAAAAACTTATTAATTCCTAGAGATATTCATGGTAAATTACTATCACCCACATCTTTAATCACAAATGCTCATAATGCTAATTTACAGGTTCATGTTTGGACTTTTAGAAATGAGGATTGTTTCTTACCCTCAGACTGTCAAGGAAATCCCCAAAAAGAATATGAAATATTTTTTAGTTTGGGCATAGATGGTGTATTTAGTGATTATCCAGATATGGCTTTAAAGATTAAACCTTATGAGTAATTTATTGTCAAATCGCTTAACTGAAGTTGCCCAACTATTTCTCAAATTAGGCATTATTGGCTTTGGTGGACCCGTTGCCCATATTGCCATGATAGAAGATGAAGTAGTTAAACGTCGTCAATGGTTAACACAAGAACATTTTCTAGATTTACTAGGGGCAACAAATTTAATTCCTGGTCCCAATTCCACAGAAATGGCTATTCATATTGGATATATTTATGCAGGTTGGTTAGGATTAATAGTTGCCGGAGTTTGTTTTATTTTACCTGCGATTTTAATTACAGGTTTATTGGCTTGGGTATATGTCAATTATGGAACTTCACCCCAGGTTGCACCGTTACTTTATGGAATTAAACCTGTTGTTTTAGCAATTATCATTAATGCTATTTGGGGTTTAGGAAAAAAAGCCATAAAAACAAGACAACTACTTGTAATTGCTGTAGCAGTTGGGTTAATAACTTGGTTTACTAAAGTTAACGAAGTTGTGGCTTTATTGCTAGGAGGAATATTAGGAATGATTTGGTTACGCAGTGGTAATCAAGCTAATTTAATGATTATTGGTTTAACCACAAGTACATTTTGGCAAACTACCGCAACTTTGAATACAGCGATAAATGATCATATTTCTGTACCTTTATGGCAATTGGGTTTATTTTTTCTCAAAGTTGGTAGTGTGTTATTTGGTGGTGGTTATTTATTAATTGCCTTTTTGCAAGGAGGATTAGTAGAAGAATATGATTGGTTAACACAACAACAATTATTAGATGCTATTGCTATTGGCCAATTTACTCCTGGTCCTGTGCTTTCTACCGCAACATTTATTGGTTATGTAATTGCTGGTTTTCCGGGAGCAATTGTCGCAACTTTAGGAATTTTTCTACCTTCATTTTTATTCGTGGCTGCCTTAAATCCTTTCATGAATCGTCTTCGTAATTCATCTTGGACAAGACCTTTTTTAGATGCTGTAAATGTGAGTGCTGTAGCGTTAATGGTTTTAACTACAATCCAATTAGGAATAGCTACTTTAATATTACCAAAAACCCATTCTGTAGATTTTTTAGGTTTAGTTATGGCTTTGATTTCAGCAGTTTTAGTAATTCGCTATCGCATTAATGCTGCTTATTTAATTATCAGTGGTGCTATTATTGGTTGGGGTGTGAAATGAATTTAGAATTTAGAAAAACAATCATAACATTAAAAATGGCTAACAAAGATATACAAGAAAGAACTCTAAACTTTAGGATAAGAATAGTTAATCTTTGTAAATTTTTGAGAGAAAATGGTGGAACAGGATATGATTTGAGCAAACAATTAATCCGCTCTGGAACAAGCATTGGAGCAAACATTGAGGAAGCACAAAATGCAGAGAGTAAACCTGATTTTATTCATAAAATGAGTATTTCTTTAAAGGAGACTAGAGAAACAAATTATTAGTTAAAAATATTAATTGCAACGGAGAAAACCCTAGAAAAAAGATTACTTCATTTATTAAATGAATCTAATGAATTAATTTCTATTATTCATGCAATCATTAAAAATACCAAGTCTCAAGATTAATTCTAAATTCTAAATTCTAAAAAGATCAATTATTTCTCTTTCTAAGTTATCACGGGCAGATTGTTCGGCACTATCAAACATCAAAGGTGTAAAATAAATTCGTTCTCGTTGCAAAAATCTTTCTAAAACTTGTCTTCTACCAGTGATATATGCCAATTCTGATACCCACGCATATTCTTGACGAATGGCTTGAGAATATTCTTGATATTCAATTGGTTTTGCGGCTAAGATTGCTAAATCTGCGTCAAGTAAAACGTGGCTATTTAAGTCATTACCTTGATGATATTTAGTATTTAAAATTAATTGGTGAACTATGTTAATGTTATTATCTGGAATTGCTAAATTTTCTAGTATCTTGGCAGCATAGTCAGCACTTTTTTCTTCACTGTCTTGACTTTGAGTATTATATATAACATCATGAAACCAAGCAGCAAGTTTTACAGCAGCTAGGTCTTGGGTATAGACTTGTAAAATATCAATCGTACTGATAACGTGATAAATATGCTTTAAATTGTGGTAGTAACGATTAGGACTAGAATATGCTGCAACTAAATCAGTAAAAGCTCTATTAGCTGCTACTTTATCTATATTGAAGAGGTAAAATGTGCTTTGCCAATGAAGAAATAAAGCAGATATCAGTTTTTTGGTATTCATAAGTATTATCATGTTTGGTTAAAGGCTGACAGATCAACTTATAAAGTGTAATATATAACATATACGCTACAATTGAGTAGTCAAATAGGCTTAATATTTAGTTAAAAGAAATTCTTCCTTATCTATTTTTAAATAAAAATAATAACTCAATGAAACTTTGGCAATCTAATCAATATCTGAATAATAATAGATTTATTATCCAAAATGTGTTGGGTAGCGGTGGCTTTGGTATTACATATAGTGTTAAAGAAATATGGCTCTTCGGTACTTGTTATGCTAAACCGAGAAATTGAGAGAAGGGAACAGGGAACAGGGAAAAAATTTTAATTTTCTAGTTTTTTAATAAGACTAATAATCATTCTGCTTTCTTCTTTTAATAAATTAAGAATCATTTCTACATCTTTTTCTGAACATAATCCTACTCGGTGAGATAAAATTAGATGAGTTTCTAATTCATTAACTGACCCTTGAGCTATGTTTAAAAATCTTATATATTCTCCTCTATATCTTCGTCCATATCATAAGAGATATATTAGCACCGAATAGATACAGCACTTCTTCTAATTTTGCATCAGCTGTATTCACATCCGTTGTAGCTAATTTAAGCAACTCCGGCCAATTTAAAGTTTGTGATTTACCACTGGCTGTCTCACCTTGAATAGCTAAATTCCACTGACGCTGCGGGTTCTTTTTGGCTTTATCTGCTAGAATTTCCGCATTGCGATTACTTGCTTCTTTACGCCATAATTCCAATTGTGTATTTGTCGGCTTTTTTGTACAACCTCCCAAGTAGACTACACTTATCCCCAAAGAGACTAAAGCCAAGTTTTTCCAGATATTCGAGACAACCACATTCAAAACTTTTACATCATTAGTCGACATTAATTCAGAAAACTGATTACTAACAAATTTTATGGTATTACAAGTAGAAAACAGCACTTACGAAGCAAAAACTCAAGAAATTGCCAAACAGGTTTTAGCTGCTACCGGGGAAAATCGCTCATTTTTCGGAGCTTTACGGGATCAAATGCGCCTTGATGATAAGTTACTCGACTGGGCTATGAGTAATCCTGGTTTACGAGTCCAACTATTTAGATTCATAGACACTTTACCCGCTTTACATAGTAAATCAGAAATTGCCTCCCATTTACAAGAATATTTGGGAGATGAGTCTGTAGAATTACCCGCAGCTTTAAAAGCAATCTTAAATTTTGCTAACCCTGATTCTATGCCCGCACAGGTAGCAGCCACAACTGTGGGAACTGCTGTAGAAACTTTAGCACATAAGTATATTTCTGGGGAAAATATTAAGCAAGTCATCAAAACCGTTGAGAGACTGCGAAAGGATAAAATGGCTTTCACCATTGACTTACTCGGTGAAGCGGTAATTACGGAAATAGAAGCCCAATCTTATTTAGAAAGATACCTGGAATTGATGCAGCAATTGGTGGAAGCATCCAAAAATTGGGCGAAAATCCCCGCTATTGATGAAGCTGACGGCGAAAATATCCCCAAAGTCCAGGTTTCTGTCAAATTAACGGCGTTTTATTCCCAATTTGATCCTTTAGATGCTGAAGGTAGCGAAGCACGGGTAAGTAATAATATTCGGACTTTACTCCGTCGTGCTAAAGAATTAGGAGCAGCAGTCCATTTTGATATGGAACAATACGCCTATAAGGATATTACTTTTACCATTCTCAAAAAGCTGTTACTGGAAGAGGAATTTCGTCAACGGACTGATATCGGCATGACTATTCAAGCATATCTGCGCGACAGTGAACAAGATGCTAGAGATATCATTGCTTGGTTAAAACAACGGGGTTATCCTCTCAGCATTCGTTTAGTTAAAGGTGCGTATTGGGATCAAGAAACTATCAAAGCTGCTCAAAAACATTGGCCGCAACCAGTTTATAATGATAAGGTCGCTACCGATGCCAATTTTGAAGCGATAACCCAGCTTTTACTAGAAAATCATCAATATGTCTATTCTGCCATAGGTAGTCATAATGTGCGATCGCAATCTCGCGCCATAGCCATAGCAGAAAGTCTCAATGTTCCCCGTCGTCGCTTTGAAATGCAGGTTCTTTACGGCATGGGTGATAAAATAGCTAAAGCTTTGGTAGATAAAGGTTATCGCGTGCGGGTTTATTGTCCCTATGGTGACTTGTTACCAGGAATGGCTTATTTAATTCGGCGTTTATTAGAAAACACCGCAAATAGTTCCTTTCTCCGCCAAAACTTAGAAAACCGTCCCGTTGAAGAATTACTAGCACCCCCAATTCCCATTCCTGCTTCCCCCTCGCTTGCGGGGGGGACCCAGGGGGGGTTCTTAGCTATAGCAGATACCGATTTTGCAAAAGAGGAAAAAAGAAAGAAATCAAGTTTAGCTTTTGCAAATGTGCGTCAGCAGTTAGGGAAAACCTATTTACCCTTGCTGAATGGCGAATATGTGAATACAACAACGTTTGTTGATTCTCTTAATCCTTCTAATTTTAGTGAAGTAGTTGGTAAAATTGGACTTCTGAATATTGAACAAGCCGAAGAAGCAATGAAGTTTGCTAAAGCTGCTTTTCCGGCTTGGAAGAAAACCCCAGTTAAGCAACGGGCTGATATTTTGCGTCAAGCTGGGAAGTTAATGGAGGAAAGACGCGCTGAACTTTCGGCTTGGATTGTTTTGGAGGTGGGTAAACCTGTTAAGGAAGCTGACGGGGAAGTTTCCGAAGCTATTGATTTTTGTCTCTATTATGCTGACGAAATGGAACGGCTGGACAAAGGTGTAATTTATGATGTTGTTGGTGAAACCAATCGTTATATTTACCAGCCTAAAGGTATCGCTGTTGTTATTTCTCCCTGGAATTTTCCTTTGGCTATTGCTTGCGGTATGACTGTTGCGGCTTTGGTTTCGGGAAATTGTACTTTGCTTAAACCTGCGGAAACTTCTTCTGTCATTACTGCGAAGTTTACAGAAATCTTAATTGAAGCAGGAATACCAAAAGGTGTTTTTCAATACGTCCCCGGTAAGGGTTCTCAAGTCGGAGCTTATTTGGTAAATCATCCTGATACTCATGTAATTGCTTTTACTGGTTCACAGGAGGTAGGTTGTAGAATTTACGCAGAAGCCGCCATTCTTAAACCTGGACAAAAGCATCTCAAAAAGGTAATTGCCGAGATGGGTGGCAAGAATGGTGTTATTATTGATGAAAGTGCTGATTTAGACCAGGCTGTTGTTGGTGTTGTCCAATCTGCTTTTGGTTATAGTGGGCAAAAATGTTCGGCTTGTTCACGGGTAATTGTGCTTGAACCAATTTATGATGCTTTTGTGGAAAGGTTGGTAGAAGCAACTAAATCTTTGAATATTGGGGAAACGGAATTACCCAGTACCCAAGTTGGACCAGTGATTGATGCTAATTCCCGCGATCGCATTCTGGAGTATATTCAAAAAGGGAAACAAGAAGCAAAGGTAGCTTTAGAATTACCTGCACCAACTCAAGGTTATTTTATCGGTCCGGTGATTTTTTCGGAAGTACCCGCAAATGGGGTAATAGCCCAGCAGGAACTATTTGGTCCTGTCTTAGCGGTAATTCGAGTTAAAGATTTTCAAGAAGCTTTGGAAGTTGCTAATGGCACAAACTACGCTTTAACTGGTGGGCTATATTCTCGCACACCTTCCCATATTGAACAAGCACAAGCAGAGTTTGAAGTGGGGAATCTCTACATTAACCGGAATATTACTGGGGCGTTAGTTTCTCGTCAACCTTTTGGTGGGTTTAAACTTTCTGGAGTCGGTTCAAAAGCAGGCGGTCCAGATTATCTTTTGCAATTCCTAGAACCACGCCATATCACAGAAAACATTCAACGTCAAGGTTTTGCCCCAATTGAGGGCGCAGATTAACTGGATGATATCACCAGATCCCCGACTTCTTCAAGAAGTCGGGGATCTAAAACTAATTATATATTTTCGCCACACTCACGTAACTTTTTCTTAGCGTAATAGCAATCAAAGTGAATTAATGCGTCTCTACTCGATTTAAACCTACCCAGAGTCACACCAGGATCTTTTTTTGGATCTTTGTCTTTATTCCAAATCTTCAAAGAGTATTTCTGACCATCATCACTAGACCATAACTCATAACGATACTCACCACCATAACCTTCACTTGTCAGGTAGTCAGCTAGTGCTGTACTTGATATAGATATAAGAGTAGATATAGCCAAGATGGGAACTAAAGCTACTTTCAATAGTTGACTTGTTTTCATAGATACACCAATCATTGCTTGCATTTTAAGCATAGTGTGACTGCGTATCATTGTCTAGACTGTAACTCTGCATCTTAGCAAAAAATAAAAATGTTATTCATCCCATCAATTTATGATAGAAGTCGGGGATCTTTATTTATCCTGTTAATCCTTAAATCCTGGAAATCCTGATTCTGACAAATTATGATATTTTGATGTTAAAATATAAAATCAGGGTTTGTCTATATTTATGGGTAAAAAAGATGATATTAAGCAAGTTGATGCAATTGCGAGAGAATTTCGTATGTTACCGGAATTAAGAGATGATTTTGGACCATTTCTGGAGGAAGAAAAAAGAAATGGTTATGGAGGAACTTTAAATAATAGAGGTGATTTTACATATCAGGAACTTAGACAAAAAGCTAAAGAATTTTTAGAGGATAGAGGATATTCATTATGACTCCTAAAACATCTCTTGCTAATTCAATACTAAATCTAAATCAAATTATTCAACCAATTATTGGTGAAATTTGTCATCAGATTACATTTAGCTATGGTGATGAATTACGGTTGCATTTTGGTGAAATGATTGCCTATTCCCATCCTAAATTAGCACATTTACGCAAAGGAACTTGGCGACTTAACACTAGGGCAACACCTTGGTATTTAATGATAGGAAACGGTCTTCTCAGTCATTCATCTATGTTCGTAAATTATAAAGATGCTGCCGAATGTGCTAAAATATCTTTACAATGTTTTTTGGAAAATAAAAAACTAACTAATTTTGTAATTGATAGTAATAATTTTAAACTCACTTTATCATTTGAGGATCATTACGAACTAATTTTAGAACCAGATTTAGAAGATGATTCTGGGCTTGCTTATTGGGAATTAATGATGCCAAATGAGCAAATTTTAACCGTTGGTCCGGGAATGTTTTGGGAATGTAAATCAATTCATGAACCTTATTAATCTGGATATTTAGGTTCAGATAAAATCCCCATCTTAAAATATAATTACTAATTAAAATGCTTAACTAAGTAGATTGGCGTTAAAAATTGTCGTTATGGCAAGGGAACAGGGAACGGGGAAAAGTCAAGAGGTTTTGGACGATTTTACTTTTCTTTACACAGATTGGTTTTATTATGTTCACCTACTTACCTATTATTGTCTAGAATCAAACTTTGTCCGGTTGCGTTTTGGCGGGAAATAAAAGTGATAACATCCTCAAGATAGATACCGCCTCTCTGAAAATATGCAAAAATGAAAGTAGAAACGTCTGTTAAAAAACTTAACTCCATTTTCTGTTTTTGACTCCTGAACTCCTATTTCCAGGGGGGTGAAACTATGATTGATACAAGTAACGATATAAGAATTATCTCTTTAATTCCGAGTGCTACGGAAATCATCGCTAAACTGGGTTTATTTGATGCTATGGTAGGGCGATCGCATGAATGTGACTATCCTCCCGAAATCGTTAACCTTCCAGTTTGTACCCAAGCCCGTTTGAATGGTGACGCTAATAACCATACTGATCACAACGAAGCCAAGGATATATTGCAATCTGCTCTGGGTATCTACAAAATCAAAGTTGATGTCTTAGAGAAATTGCACCCTACCCACATTATTACCCAAGACCAATGTGATATCTGCGCTGTAAGTTTACCAGAAGTAGAAAAAGCAGTTGCCCAACTTACCCACAGTTCACCGCAAATAATTTCCTTACAACCCAACACATTACAGGATCTTTGGGGCGATATTGAACGGGTTAGTCACACATTTGGAGTAGATTCAGTAGAAATACTGGAGAACTTAGAGGCTCGTGTAAGAATTTGCAAGCGTAGACTGCAAGGGCTTTCTCTCGCGGAAATGCCAAAAGTTGCTTGTATTGAATGGACAGATCCTTTAATGACTGCTGCAAATTGGGTTCCTGAATTAATCAAGTTAGCTGGGGGACAACCATTATTTGGCCTCATGGGTAAACCTGCAACCCATGTCAAATGGGAAACATTGGTAGCCAGTAACCCAGATGTGATTATTTTTATGCCCTGTGGCTTTGATTTACCACGGACTCAGCTAGAAACCGATGTATTAACTCAACGTCCAGA
The window above is part of the Dolichospermum sp. DET69 genome. Proteins encoded here:
- the chrA gene encoding chromate efflux transporter, producing the protein MSNLLSNRLTEVAQLFLKLGIIGFGGPVAHIAMIEDEVVKRRQWLTQEHFLDLLGATNLIPGPNSTEMAIHIGYIYAGWLGLIVAGVCFILPAILITGLLAWVYVNYGTSPQVAPLLYGIKPVVLAIIINAIWGLGKKAIKTRQLLVIAVAVGLITWFTKVNEVVALLLGGILGMIWLRSGNQANLMIIGLTTSTFWQTTATLNTAINDHISVPLWQLGLFFLKVGSVLFGGGYLLIAFLQGGLVEEYDWLTQQQLLDAIAIGQFTPGPVLSTATFIGYVIAGFPGAIVATLGIFLPSFLFVAALNPFMNRLRNSSWTRPFLDAVNVSAVALMVLTTIQLGIATLILPKTHSVDFLGLVMALISAVLVIRYRINAAYLIISGAIIGWGVK
- a CDS encoding four helix bundle protein; this translates as MRFLNIAQGSVNELETHLILSHRVGLCSEKDVEMILNLLKEESRMIISLIKKLEN
- the pruA gene encoding L-glutamate gamma-semialdehyde dehydrogenase, yielding MVLQVENSTYEAKTQEIAKQVLAATGENRSFFGALRDQMRLDDKLLDWAMSNPGLRVQLFRFIDTLPALHSKSEIASHLQEYLGDESVELPAALKAILNFANPDSMPAQVAATTVGTAVETLAHKYISGENIKQVIKTVERLRKDKMAFTIDLLGEAVITEIEAQSYLERYLELMQQLVEASKNWAKIPAIDEADGENIPKVQVSVKLTAFYSQFDPLDAEGSEARVSNNIRTLLRRAKELGAAVHFDMEQYAYKDITFTILKKLLLEEEFRQRTDIGMTIQAYLRDSEQDARDIIAWLKQRGYPLSIRLVKGAYWDQETIKAAQKHWPQPVYNDKVATDANFEAITQLLLENHQYVYSAIGSHNVRSQSRAIAIAESLNVPRRRFEMQVLYGMGDKIAKALVDKGYRVRVYCPYGDLLPGMAYLIRRLLENTANSSFLRQNLENRPVEELLAPPIPIPASPSLAGGTQGGFLAIADTDFAKEEKRKKSSLAFANVRQQLGKTYLPLLNGEYVNTTTFVDSLNPSNFSEVVGKIGLLNIEQAEEAMKFAKAAFPAWKKTPVKQRADILRQAGKLMEERRAELSAWIVLEVGKPVKEADGEVSEAIDFCLYYADEMERLDKGVIYDVVGETNRYIYQPKGIAVVISPWNFPLAIACGMTVAALVSGNCTLLKPAETSSVITAKFTEILIEAGIPKGVFQYVPGKGSQVGAYLVNHPDTHVIAFTGSQEVGCRIYAEAAILKPGQKHLKKVIAEMGGKNGVIIDESADLDQAVVGVVQSAFGYSGQKCSACSRVIVLEPIYDAFVERLVEATKSLNIGETELPSTQVGPVIDANSRDRILEYIQKGKQEAKVALELPAPTQGYFIGPVIFSEVPANGVIAQQELFGPVLAVIRVKDFQEALEVANGTNYALTGGLYSRTPSHIEQAQAEFEVGNLYINRNITGALVSRQPFGGFKLSGVGSKAGGPDYLLQFLEPRHITENIQRQGFAPIEGAD
- a CDS encoding cobalamin-binding protein gives rise to the protein MIDTSNDIRIISLIPSATEIIAKLGLFDAMVGRSHECDYPPEIVNLPVCTQARLNGDANNHTDHNEAKDILQSALGIYKIKVDVLEKLHPTHIITQDQCDICAVSLPEVEKAVAQLTHSSPQIISLQPNTLQDLWGDIERVSHTFGVDSVEILENLEARVRICKRRLQGLSLAEMPKVACIEWTDPLMTAANWVPELIKLAGGQPLFGLMGKPATHVKWETLVASNPDVIIFMPCGFDLPRTQLETDVLTQRPEWKKLHAVQSGRVFITDGNAYFNRPGPRLVDSLEILAEILHPDIFDYGYKGTGWKVL